One genomic window of Bacteroidales bacterium includes the following:
- the lpdA gene encoding dihydrolipoyl dehydrogenase: protein MNYDLVVVGSGPGGYVAAIRAAQLGMKTAVIEREHLGGICLNWGCIPTKSLLKSAQVYRYFTHATDYGISLEGAAKPDYPAIVSRSRGIAEGMSKGVQFLLKKNKVDVIWGTGKLSGNNTVQVTDTDGKASSIEAKNIILATGARSRVLPNLPQDGVKVIGYRQALALPQQPRTMLVVGSGAIGSELAFFYQSIGTQVTLVEFMSQIVPLEDEEVAKQLERSFKKAGMKVMTASTVESVDTSGEGCKVNIKTSKGEETYEVDIVLSAVGITANIENIGLEELKIETEKGRIKVDDFYQTNIPGIFAIGDIIATPALAHVASAEAITCVEHIAGLNPDPVNYKNIPGCTYTAPEVASVGMTEKAAIEAGYKIKIGKFPYTASGKAASSGSKEGFVKLIFDEEYNELLGAHMIGENVTEMLAEIVVARNLEVTGHELIKSIHPHPTMSEAIMEAASAAYGEAIHI, encoded by the coding sequence ATGAATTACGATTTAGTTGTTGTCGGCAGTGGCCCGGGAGGATATGTTGCTGCTATCAGGGCAGCCCAATTGGGAATGAAAACAGCTGTTATTGAACGGGAGCATTTAGGTGGGATTTGTCTCAATTGGGGTTGTATACCCACCAAGTCCCTTTTAAAAAGTGCGCAGGTATACCGTTATTTTACCCATGCGACCGATTATGGTATCTCCTTAGAAGGTGCAGCCAAGCCTGATTATCCGGCAATAGTAAGCCGTAGTCGTGGTATAGCCGAAGGAATGAGCAAAGGGGTGCAATTTTTGTTGAAGAAAAATAAAGTAGATGTTATCTGGGGAACCGGGAAGCTATCAGGAAATAATACTGTTCAGGTAACGGATACTGATGGGAAAGCATCATCCATTGAAGCTAAAAATATTATACTTGCAACCGGAGCCCGGTCCAGGGTGCTGCCTAACCTTCCACAAGACGGGGTAAAAGTAATTGGCTACCGCCAGGCATTAGCGCTTCCTCAGCAGCCTAGAACCATGCTGGTTGTGGGATCAGGAGCTATTGGAAGTGAATTGGCCTTTTTCTATCAATCCATAGGAACTCAGGTTACCTTAGTAGAATTTATGTCACAGATTGTGCCTCTTGAAGATGAAGAAGTGGCCAAACAACTGGAACGGTCCTTCAAAAAGGCAGGAATGAAAGTAATGACCGCATCAACGGTTGAATCTGTTGATACCTCAGGCGAGGGTTGTAAAGTAAATATCAAAACATCAAAAGGAGAAGAAACATATGAGGTAGACATTGTATTATCTGCTGTTGGCATCACTGCCAATATAGAGAATATAGGCCTGGAAGAATTGAAAATTGAAACGGAAAAAGGCCGCATAAAGGTAGATGATTTTTACCAGACCAATATTCCCGGAATATTTGCCATCGGGGATATTATTGCCACTCCGGCATTGGCCCATGTCGCATCTGCGGAGGCTATTACATGTGTCGAGCATATTGCAGGCCTTAATCCTGATCCGGTCAATTATAAAAACATTCCTGGTTGTACCTATACCGCTCCGGAGGTCGCTTCTGTAGGGATGACAGAAAAAGCGGCCATTGAAGCCGGATATAAAATCAAAATTGGTAAGTTTCCTTATACGGCATCAGGAAAGGCAGCATCATCAGGGTCAAAAGAAGGTTTTGTTAAATTGATCTTCGATGAAGAATATAATGAATTATTGGGGGCTCATATGATCGGGGAAAATGTAACTGAAATGCTTGCAGAGATTGTGGTTGCCCGTAATCTTGAAGTAACCGGGCATGAACTGATCAAATCCATTCATCCTCACCCGACAATGTCCGAAGCCATAATGGAAGCCGCTTCTGCTGCTTATGGGGAAGCCATCCACATTTAA
- a CDS encoding PorT family protein: MKKITLSIVIVFCFFLCSENDAYGRKRRRNEQTSCAIQRGKYTQADLVVINYGLKIGENLTTIRNTDDSGLSIITGIQAGAVVQVVWPKGFVFQPEVLYSKKGCIFRKSSLEYKIDYVEVPLNFMYRLHMADVKPFVIAGPYGAYAIRKYTKNEAVKKDDDMYVSQIKDWDYGISAGAGFDVWKIQLSFKYNWSLDNIIKDDKKSRNNTLSLSVGLLF; the protein is encoded by the coding sequence GTGAAAAAAATCACATTGAGCATTGTTATTGTATTTTGTTTCTTCTTGTGTTCAGAAAATGACGCTTATGGAAGGAAACGCAGGCGGAATGAACAGACTTCATGTGCTATTCAAAGAGGGAAGTATACACAAGCCGATCTTGTTGTAATTAATTACGGTTTAAAGATTGGGGAGAATTTAACTACCATTAGAAATACGGATGATTCTGGTTTGAGTATCATAACAGGAATACAGGCAGGTGCTGTAGTCCAGGTTGTCTGGCCTAAAGGATTTGTTTTTCAGCCGGAAGTATTGTATTCAAAAAAAGGATGTATTTTTCGTAAAAGCAGTCTGGAATATAAAATTGATTATGTAGAAGTTCCGCTTAATTTTATGTATCGCCTGCATATGGCAGATGTAAAACCTTTTGTAATAGCAGGCCCATATGGAGCATATGCCATCAGAAAATATACCAAGAATGAAGCCGTAAAAAAAGATGATGATATGTATGTCTCTCAGATAAAGGATTGGGATTACGGTATTTCTGCCGGTGCCGGATTTGATGTCTGGAAAATACAGCTATCATTCAAATACAACTGGTCTTTGGATAATATCATCAAAGACGATAAAAAATCCCGGAACAATACACTATCCCTTTCTGTGGGACTCCTATTCTAA